catttattacaaatcaatgctttattatctatatgtacattgttttcaaaaatagttTTGTGTAACACAGAGAAACAAGAGCCATATAAATAGTCAGATTCCTTTAACTGTATATCTGTAACAACATTGGAACTATGCTTACAACAGAACCACTCATCTGGATCGTATTCTAGATTAGGTAAAGATAAAaaccttttaaaattaatcgattttgaaagtacatttttacaacaagtacataatataatacattctgatgttttaaataatttgatattgtcTAAAAATGGCTGTGAACTATTATTTGATTGAACTGAGGTATTCGTATCAGTTACAATTTCCGTACTGAATGATCCAAATACAGATTCTAATGGTGCCGTTTGTAAACGAAAACAAatccaattatttattacacttaACATGGACAGAGAAGTAGGTATAACTTTTACAGATGGCAACGAAAGATTTATGCAACAGTCTTCGagtactaatattatattactttccaGAAGTTTAAtttgaactttttttaaacagagATCTTTTCGTACGGCAATAAACGCATTGCAGGATTGCAATCGTGGTCTTAATTCTAACGTAATGAACTCCATTGATTATCGTTCATCGATGTAACCGTGTCATCATATAATAGTAATGCATTTTTCCCCGAttgtaattctaaaaatacaatacaaaataagATTTCCTCTTTTAAAATCcgcgtttaatattatttcaaatatattgtgtatagttttgtaaaaaatacttaCTGATTACATATACGATGTGTCGTATAATGCATACTAGCACGTGCTTGttaccaaataaaaaaagtatatatcagTGTTTCAAAGTGCGTTTCGTTTGACGTTACAAAAGTTTCGAAGCGTTTAATTGGCCAAAGATTTCTTTGCTCTGATTGGTCATTTATCTTATTGCACATGCGTATATATCGCATAAAGTCCTGTATTCTGATCCACAACTTTTATACATGGCTGTAGATGGTTGAGATGTAGCACGAACACGGACATACTTCTGGCGTTATACTCTCGCGTTCCCGCGAAGATTCGTATAACCTCTCTTCTTTATCTTTTGCGATCGTTTTACATCCTTACCACAACGTCGATGTGTTTTTCCGTATCGTACATCATACATTTGACGATTGCTAGTAGCTGCATCACGTAATAAAAACGTGTCTCTTGAACGTGTCTGTAgaatgacaaaattattagtaaaCGAAGCAATTTATTGATGCTCCGACCTGACAATTAATGGTCAAGGATAGCTTGACAGTTCATTCTTATTAGCGACATATACCGAGTGAACAATTCGTCTTTTTGTGAATCGAGAAAAAACACGCAATGCAGGCTTGAAATTTACGCGAAAGTAGATGCGGAACATCGGTggagagaatatataagaattaattatccgataaatatcttaatatttataattattaacttaagaagaaagagataagagagacacatataaaaaagataaatgttaCATGATACGCGAGTCCCCATTGACTTCAAGTGATAATCTCGTATAGTATATATTGTTGTTGACACTTTTAAACAGCAAATTACCAAATGTCAAAGAACAAACTCAACTTGACACTACCCCCTGGTTCGATAGAACCGGTACCAGCAGTGTCACCGTCACCACCGGTTCCACCTTTGCCCACATATCCGGAACCCCCAGTGATACCTGAGTAAGTCAAagattcaattatttcaagcactattatataattcattatttaattttctcaatataatttaatgtccaagatttaattatttaagggaacataagtttaaatttagaatattgttgatatataGGATCATAAGAAATGTATTTACATTTCTTATAATGTGTACACTAAGTTTCCTCAAAGTATCCTTTGAAGCTTAAAGTAtcctaaagaaaattaaagaaagaaaaagaaaaactcgtATATACACATCATAAGAAATGTGTACAcaagtttttctctttctttctttaattttttttactctatcACAATTGCACAGAATCTTTTCATTGTAgacataaatttgaaaataaaattttttacagcgGTGTAATGGGTAAAATGAGCATAGATGCTATTCAAGAGAGATTAGAGGAATTAGAAATGGATGAGGAGCAGAGAAAACGATTAGAAAGCTTTTTAGgacagaaagaaaaagttgGAGAATTATGCGATGAGGATTTTGAGAAGCTAGGTGAATTAGGTGCAGGTAATGGTGGTGTTGTTATGAAAGTCAGACATAAAGAATCAGGTCTTATAATGGCAAGAaaggtaaataatttatgttatatacttTCATATCTTTAAATACTTACAAAATACTCGTTAGAGAtagtaaatgcatttttatctgagatttgtttatattatagctAATACATTTGGAAGTAAAGCCAGCTattaagaaacaaataatCAGAGAATTAAAAGTATTGCATGAATGTAATTTTGCACATATAGTTGGATTTTATGGTGCTTTTTACAggtaatatcttaaaaattatttttgagttttatataataaatatttttttatgagagttgaatgcgcacacacacacatgatatttatatttcagtgATGGAGAAATTAGTATATGCATGGAATATATGGATGGTGGATCATTAGAcctaatattgaaaaaagcaGGACGAATTCCAGAACCTATCTTAGGTACAATTACATCTGCTGtaagtaacatttttattattaatacaattagaaaaagaaaaagcagcAGAATCTTacaatttaagttaaatatgataacatactatacatatatatatatatatatatatatatatatatatatatatatatatacttatacttatacttataattatataatataatctaataataactATGTAGTTTTCTAACTGAACATGATAAGATGTAAAAACATGAAATACACTTAGAGAGATACCATATATGATGGATTGTTGATTAATGAgtgtgttaaattatatattggaaagtatgtatatttttctatgaaattgtaatagaaaaaaaaacattttaatagtATGTTTCTCTTTCCATAATTCCACCAGGAAAGAGACGAATACATAATCGTCTAATTTCATCATAAACCCAAAGAAACGCACCGAGCGGTAAGCAAGGCCAGTACCAATAAGCATTTAGTGGCATTGTTTTCAATACATACTCTGTGCCTGGAACATAGAGCAAGATCCCTGTTAGGATAGCTTCAAAaacgaaagagaaattaaCGAACCAGTTGCCCATTCCTTGTTGAAAGATGGAGTTGCGTCTGGTTTTGCACATTACCAAATCTACCATTTGTGTTATAACGATGGAGAGAAAATATCCGCTCTGCGCTTCCATTAACAGTTTCATTCTATTCTCGTAAGTCCACGTTTGACCCCAAGAATCTTGTAAATCATTGATAGTTGGATTCTCCCAGTCTATTCGTAAACCAAATAGACGATCGGGCATAAAGCCGTTCATCATAAGTATCATAAAGTATGTGTAGAATCCAGCGAAAGACTGCGTCATTCCTATTTGACCATAAGTAATGGATATTAAACGCTTGTTTACCAACTTATCGTACTGAGGATTTCTCGGTGCACGGCGCATTATATCGGATTCGGCCTGTTCATATGCCAGAGCGATGGCAGGAACCACATCGGTGCCGACATCTATGCAGATGACCAATTCGATGACCAATGGTAGAGGAATCGCTAGTATTAGACCACTCAGCATCGGTAACATTTCTGGTACGCTTGATGTTAAGGTATAtgcaatcgatttttttaaattatcaaatatcagACGACCTTCTTCGACACCAGTCACAATCGATGCGAAATTGTCATCCATGAGTATCATGTCTGCAGCATTTTTGGCCACGTCGGAACCGGCGATACCCATTGCAACTCCTATGTCAGCCTGTCGCAACGCCGGCGAATCGTTGACACCGTCGCCGGTAACTGCCACGATTTCTCCCAACCGTTGGCAGCTGTCCACGATCAGCAACTTTTGCTGTGGTGACGTCCTCGCAAACACGATCTCCTCGTAACGGCGTATGATATAATCCAATTCGTTCGAATCCATCATTCTTAATTCAGAGCCGGTGATGATGGTCGCACCAGTATCCGTTTCGCTCACTTGCGAATAAGACTTATTCTGTAGGATCGCCCGCTCATAACGGGTCTCATGACCTTCACTTATGATACCCACCTTTTTGGCAATTGCCATCGCCGTCACTGGATGATCGCCTGTTACCATGATCACCTTGATACCAGCGGTGCGACACTTTTGAACTGCCTCCGGCACGTTAGGCCTGGGCGGATCCTGTAAGCTTATCAATCCTACGAATCTGTATCCTTTGATTGGAAAATTGTAGGTCTCGGGCGATTCGGTATTAAACTTGTACTGTGGCCCATATACATTGCTTGGCAGACGCATATCGCAATATGCCAATACGCGTTCACCGAGATAGCCCAACTCCAGGCAGGCTCTGCGAGATATGGCATGGTCCCTGTTGTCCATCTCTTTGGTCTCTCCTTCTGCTGTTAATATCGTCGCGCAGTTCTCCAATATCACTTCCGGAGCACCTTTCAGTATCATTCTGTAACTATTGGCTTCTCGATGTATCGACATCTGATATTTGGTTATAGAACTGAAAGGGATCTCGGCCACTTTCGGATAAGCCTCGCGAAATCGCTGTGTCGGATGTATGTGTTCGCAGAACCTGAGGATACCGGTTTCAGATGCGTCGCCGATTATCTCACGCTGTTCGATGGGCGCTATTCTATAGGACTCGGCAGTGAATTCAGCACGCAGACAGAGAGTGGAGACTTTCAGCATAATGTTAAAGGCCAGTTTCTCCAGCAGTATATCTCTTTCGACACCAATCCTTTCGCCTGGCGGAAAATTGTATCTAGTATGGCCGAACCACAGATTAGATACGGACATTTTGTTCTGCGTAAGAGTGCCCGTCTTATCGGAACAGATTGTCGACGTTGAGCCTAAAGTTTCGACCGCCTCCAGATTTTTCACTAGACAGTTCTTGCTCGCCATTCTTTGTGCGGTCAATGTTAAAACTGTTGTCACGGTCACTAACAATACCTCAGGTACATTAGCGATAACTATCCCGAGCAGATAGGTGAACGCCCGTACAAGACTGGGTTCCAGTAACAATGATAAACCGAAAAAAACAATGCCACACAAAATCGCCACGATCGTAATGATTTCGACAAAGTGCCTGATCTCTTTCGCGATCGGCGTTTCGATCTTGGCGAGATGCGACGTGAGACCGGCTAATCGCCCTATCATTGTGTTATCGCCCGTAGCGATCACGATTCCCTTGCCATCGCCCGCTACGGCAAACGACGTAGCGAAGGCAACATTAGAAGACTCGAGAGGATTCTTGTCGGTGGGATAATCAGTGCGCGTCACCGGCTCGCTTTCGCCGGTGATACTGGAATTCTCGACTCTTAATCCATGACACTCGATTATCCTGATGTCAGCCGGTATTTTGTCACCCATCCGTATCTCCACCAGATCACCCAGAACTAGCTCTTCCGTACCAAGACGTAATTTTACACCATCGCGAATCACCGTAGCAAAAGTAGGCACCATCTTTTTGAAGGACTCCatcactttaatatttttactttcttgtATGTACGCAAACACGCCTGAAGTGATGCATATCGAGACGATGATTATGCCTAGCCATACGATACCAATATCAGGCTCTCTCATgtagaaagtaaaaatatacagaatgaAACATAGAGTCGCGCAAACCCAGAGCAATGCGGCGAATCCGTGGAACATGCACTTTAAGAATTTGAGATATTCTGGTGTAACTTTGGGCGGTGACAAAGCGTTTGGTCCGTCTCGTgcgaaaattttgtttgcttCTTCCTTTGTCAGGCCTGTTTCTGTGTTCGTATTCAGTTTCTTACATAAATCCTTCAAAGCTATCATATGATCGATAGTTTCTAATTCTTGATGCAGCTCTAGTATTTCTTGCTCGGTCAGTCTCTTCCTGTATAGGTGTACGGAGGACACGCGACTCGGTTGATGCGGTACAGAGGCTACACGGGTCGGTGCCTTTGAGGTGCTCGCTTGCATTTTTGCAaaggaattttataaattatataattttacacataatgcttctcttttttttttcaatgtttaataACGATCTGAAGTCGTCTCCTTACCAATTTTGTCGAATACTTGTGcttatttgtttttgtaataatgcGAGAAGTCATGCGCTTCTTCTTTACAGGTTTTGAAAGGCTTGAGTTACTTGCGAGATAAACATGCCATAATGCATCGCGATGTAAAACCAAGTAATATCTTAGTTAACAGTGCGGGTGAAATCAAAATCTGTGACTTTGGTGTTTCCGGTCAATTGATCGATTCAATGGCCAATTCATTTGTCGGGACACGAAGCTATATGTCggtaagtttataattaattaaagctatTCTATCATATggaatgatataaatattcgtgAGATAGATATTTTGCGTTTTTACAGCCAGAAAGACTCCAAGGAACGCATTACTCGGTACAGAGCGATGTTTGGTCACTTGGATTGTCGCTCGTGGAAATGGCGATCGGGATGTATCCGATCCCACCACCAGACGAGAAGACTTTAGCTTCAATATTCGGTCCGCAATCGACACAACCGCCTGCGGAGAATCCGGTGACGAATAGTGTGTCTACGCCGACCACGCAATCGCCAGGACACAGTCAGTATTTACTTGCAAAATTTACCAAATAATCGTGTCATTAATCGTTGATTCTTCATTTCTTAGGCGCAAGCAGTCCAAGACCCATGGCAGTATTCGAACTATTGGAGTATATAGTCAACGAGCCGCCGCCGAAATTACCGCCCGGAATATTTAGCGACGCTTTTATGGATTTCGTCGATCgatgtttaaagaaaaatccaGCCGAAAGAGCAGACCTAAAAACATTAATGGTAAgttcctttttctttcagataaaaaaaagcactGATCGTTTAATGGAAAGAGAACCATTACATTTCACgatcatatattttagaatcacGAATGGATAAAAAAAGCCGAATCAGAAAATGTAGATTTTGCTGGCTGGGTATGTCGTACGATGGACTTACAACCAACTACGCCAACGCATTTAGCGAGCGTGCAATCCTGAATAAATGTAACTCTTACATACTTGACTACATATATTCGCGTTCAGTATTCCTAAGTCATCTCTTAGTTTGTTTAGGTTTTCATTCGGTCAAACGGTGGCGTACATCCGTGTATATccatttattatgattttttttcataaaatatatcgggATGCGCTAAGTAGAGGCTCTGTTGAATGAATCATCATTCAACTGCATTGCGTGATTAATTCAAGTTTACCAAGGATTTACCTATGAAAGTAATAATACCAGAtccgattaattaatatcgcatTAAGACACTTACTAATTGTAACTCAATATGAATGTAGTAAGGAAACAggaatctctttctcttttaaatcatCTGTTTTGGTcattttcttacttttattGGAGGGAGAGAAACGATTAAATCATGTAATGTATAAGAGTTATAAAACATCGTGTTATAATATAGGTGGTCTATTAATTCTTGTGAACAGAACAAATCATGTTTCGAAATCTGCTCGCTTAGCGTAAATGTATTATCGTGCAAGTAATTTGCACATAGCACGCCACTGtgccaaatattaatttcttttattttatatgttggtttttttacttttgtgtTGAAagtatgtaagaaaaaaattgcaatatataagtTCATTATTAGAAACTCATGGGCAAATTATGTTCCCCGTGATATAATTAGGATACACTACTAATGAGCATCGAACTTACGAACGTCTCgtttgagagaaaattaacTAGATCGAATTACTTCTATAACATTTGTACCTGACACATCCATAGGAATGTTATTTACATGATTAAAAACTTCATATTAAACTCAAATATGATTCAtatcaaattgtttttatatcaatgtaGCTGCGATTAAAgacgattttaaatttaattttaacttttctatataatgaaatgtttttcatcataaaataactatttaaaaaaattgagtatAGAAATTGTTtcgacaatataatatttatattttcaaatactctaaatattaatttatgtgcttacgattaaatttttgcaaatttatcgatactaatatgaATCTAGATTCACAATAGATTATTACATCCGATATAAAAGGCCAACtattattatcgtataattaaCAGATTTATTAAGAAGAAGCAAACctgatttttcatatataattgcgGCCTTATCTTGTAAGTGATTACAATATTTCTCATAACACAATTTGaatcatgtttatatattcgaattataagataaatagaattaatatatgtgagtCCTTTTActgcaaaatatgtaaatgtatgtgCACAGTgggtgatatttttaattccattTAAATAACGCTAAATATACAATGAAGACTATTTACACTATTGCTCTTTTAtctaaagatataaagataagataaaagacgtgataataaaataaagttgaaatattttatttttattttgtttgtgtgtataataaataataattattattataaaaaaagaaaaattatccaaATTACAGCAAAAGAATTGACTTTTTGTACATCTAATCGTATGTCAATCCTTTTGtatgtacaatatgtataaagtgcattttttaaaaatgtcactttataattactaatttaaaattcacaaatatttgaagaactagatattacacatttaattttgtagtACTTAGTCAATGGTTACATCATTATTGgtaaaagtttataaagttatttataagttttataaatttgaaatattcatcACCCAAGTATCACAAGTACAGATAGTATACAGACAGTAAGATTGTCAGGAAAAACATAAATagatggtatatatatatatatattatatatatatatatatatatatatatatatatatatatatatatatatatataaacttgtaATTTTAGAATCAATTTATCGCTTGTTGAAATTGTTTATGTTGAACATATTTTGTAAGTACAATTTGCAAATtagtatcatattatatagtgTGTAATAAGAGAGTAATTTGCGAATTGGTTTAAAGATCACCAGATTATGATATGTATTATGATGTTAAATCAAGTGAGATTTACTTTTCACAATATGTAAAAGCGTAAAACGCTCaagtaaaatttcatattatgtttgtattataatagaaacaataacattaataataaggaTCGATGCATATAATGCCATTTATTGTGAAGTGCGGTCTCTATTATCTGTCATAGAacgataatatacaaatttagttGCAGCAGAATCGTgtgataaaatgtataatatgccAATATAATTTAGGAATTTTATCAAGCGATaactcataataaatttcagcAAAGTTCGTAATTCCTATAgcacttattaaaatatgtgcacATTCCTTGTCGCAAATATGTGCATAGTAATTGCAATTGTATGGATTCACTATATCTATCtaagcattattaattataaatacaataaaataatcacaatattgtaaatgtaaCTCTATGTTTAATATCTCAATACTCAATGTAGTTACATATTGTTTtatgtcataaatttttttttattaataaaacatatacacGATCACATGGCATTAAtttatgatgtaaaaaaattctcttctcttattaactttatacttatatatctcggtttattcatataacataaagtaaaataccattatataacaatatgtattatacagtTTTAAGAATCATTGGTTGGCATATTGATAGTATAACTATTCATAGAAAATCTATCATACAgttatagagaaagagagaaaataaacatgccaaaatctttaaaaatatatatcttcagGCCCCAAATCTTCATTTTCATAACTATAAAGAGAATCAGAATCTTCATCAATCCAATAATCatcatcatatatatcttcatCAATCATATCTTCATCAAtatcaaacatattaaattcatcATCACATAAATCCACGTTGACTATTTGCAAAAGCGGGGACGGTTGCTCTTCATCTTGTTCTTTGTAGGGAAAAATGGATGTATTTCCAATAATCATCTTTAACATTACATTATTCGATCGAGTGTTGCAGGCATCTTTAGCGGCATCGAGAGTGATGTTGCTGATATTATGACAGCCAGAAATATccaataattgtaattgagGTGAAGATCTAATGAACTTTGACATGCCCTCATCACTAAATAACGTACATTTTCGACATTCTAATTCTTTTAAGCCACACATATTTTCCAATCCATTATCAGTAATTTTCCTTATATAACtgatgattaatttttctaactttGGTAATGTAGCGACAGCTGCTAATCCACTATCAGTTACATCAAGGGCAcctattgaataaataacagaattaaaaagttgacaaagaatatattgtataattgtgAATTACCtgtaatatctaaataaataagctGTTGACATTGTTGTGCCAAATTAATAAGGAATTCGTCTGATACTAGAGggttgtatataaatttcaagacTTTCAAATTGACAAGCTTAGTTAAGTGTAACACATCCGCTTTTTCTGCGAAAAGGAGACCTCCTTCAATCTCTAACTCATTCAGACTTTTACAATGTACGCCGATAGCTTTCAATGTGCGTACAGTTATGCCAGAACAGTTATTTATTGTAAgatgtttcaaattttcaagtttttttaatgcCTGCACATGACAATATCAATATGTgtcttacatatatacatatatatacattatatatacatatagtattaGCAAAGTGAAGAGTTTTGACTTACTGTGGAAAAGAGATTATCTTGAATATTATCACATCTATccaatataattgtatgtatagTTTGTGCTGGTAAACATAGTAAAGACTTGcccgtaatattatttttacttatagcaagatattccaattttttatttagtttgaagagattttttaattcattatcacAGCTATATGTTGAAGGTCCTAAGCTAAATctagttatatttttacaattacttGCTAATGTACCAATGCCTGATGCACAAATTGTTAGTGCAGTAACATCGATACTCGTAAGATTTGGACAAAGTTTTCCAACAATGGTCAATGTACTTTGCCgtaaaaaattacttgtatCAGATAGATTTATTTGTGTTAGGAACTTgccacattttaataatactttacgAAGTGTTGCTGTACGAATTGTATGAGTTTGTAAGAAACCCCATGTAGAGGATGAAAGATCCAATCTTTTCATCATACGCCAAGAATCTTGACTTAGATCTCTCCAGCGTTTGCAAACTATAAAGGCAATAGTAACAACAATGTAtaactaatttataaaaaatgtcttatacagagcaaaaataataaatgcaatatgcTAGAGCTAGATATATAAAACCTCTaccattaatataaaatacttgcCTCTTTCTATGCGAACTCTGTCAATGattggtaaaaataaaaaaatatgtgtcaaACAATCATCATTCAATATATGAATGGACACATCTTCAATATCATTTTGCAAACATTGATGATATTGTTCATTAGTAGTCTTTTTctcaaaagttttatttgattcttttCCTATATTACATTTCCTATATAACTTTTGATCTACACTATCAGGTTGATGCCAGGAATCTGCAGCCATTACCCTCAAGTCCCTATTATGTAGTCTTATTTGTTTCTTACTCCCATCTTGCATGGCTCTACAAACAATTTATTCCAAATAACTtccaaataacaaatttattaataatcgctTTTTTCAAACTTACACCATTGCATCCTCTACTTTGGTGAAAGTaacaaatgcataattttttttcccttgaTTTCTacgtaaataacaattttcaatatttccatATGCAGAAAAGCATTTACGTACATCTTTAAAAGtcgtctataaaaaatttttatgattttgtagTACtagtatcattaataaaatatattgcattaagaATTAGGAAAATATGACACAAACCCTATCAGccaaattattaacaaataattttcgtattGGTACACCGTCTATGGTTTCCTCACACAAATTATCTAAGCaaagatataacaatttattatgtattgtttCGATTGTCAATCAATattgttgaatatataatatatatatacatatattaagaattttatcaatctaGATGTTTATACAATGAATTCTGTCACCTGATTGGCAGTGACTGACAACATATAAATGATGCTCATGACTAGTTTATATACCATGAATTATACCATAAATCGTGTTGACAATGTGCCAAAAGGATGAGAAAATCAAAAGAGTCGAACGAGATGAGTTAACGTCAAAGTTTCAAGGTCGGTTATATCGTATATCAGATGaacacaaatatttaacttaacAAAGCTATCACTTGCTTGCTCAAAACATAGAAGTGTGTagagattttaaaagatatttaaataaacaaaaatgttccataaaagcaatatttataCTGTATATTATGCTTTTGtatctaaataaatgtataca
This sequence is a window from Cataglyphis hispanica isolate Lineage 1 chromosome 17, ULB_Chis1_1.0, whole genome shotgun sequence. Protein-coding genes within it:
- the LOC126855910 gene encoding uncharacterized protein LOC126855910; its protein translation is MEFITLELRPRLQSCNAFIAVRKDLCLKKVQIKLLESNIILVLEDCCINLSLPSVKVIPTSLSMLSVINNWICFRLQTAPLESVFGSFSTEIVTDTNTSVQSNNSSQPFLDNIKLFKTSECIILCTCCKNVLSKSINFKRFLSLPNLEYDPDEWFCCKHSSNVVTDIQLKESDYLYGSCFSVLHKTIFENNVHIDNKALICNKCLLHIGTPHAYNLFKIWNCCVDYKPQSSALNTMNATDPLNDFLVLIKESLGEILGEEIILQTSVGKQIHCLLIRPMDCKLTLITEPNHKVINDTISLQQKCAAKVLYKYGTSKITNTNYSNIKYLEVSLSIIEAGLNYLLSSTKRLPHVYRTVATDYLVGYIVLQDIVN
- the LOC126855909 gene encoding dual specificity mitogen-activated protein kinase kinase dSOR1, giving the protein MSKNKLNLTLPPGSIEPVPAVSPSPPVPPLPTYPEPPVIPDGVMGKMSIDAIQERLEELEMDEEQRKRLESFLGQKEKVGELCDEDFEKLGELGAGNGGVVMKVRHKESGLIMARKLIHLEVKPAIKKQIIRELKVLHECNFAHIVGFYGAFYSDGEISICMEYMDGGSLDLILKKAGRIPEPILGTITSAVLKGLSYLRDKHAIMHRDVKPSNILVNSAGEIKICDFGVSGQLIDSMANSFVGTRSYMSPERLQGTHYSVQSDVWSLGLSLVEMAIGMYPIPPPDEKTLASIFGPQSTQPPAENPVTNSVSTPTTQSPGHSASSPRPMAVFELLEYIVNEPPPKLPPGIFSDAFMDFVDRCLKKNPAERADLKTLMNHEWIKKAESENVDFAGWVCRTMDLQPTTPTHLASVQS
- the LOC126855904 gene encoding sodium/potassium-transporting ATPase subunit alpha-like isoform X1, which produces MQASTSKAPTRVASVPHQPSRVSSVHLYRKRLTEQEILELHQELETIDHMIALKDLCKKLNTNTETGLTKEEANKIFARDGPNALSPPKVTPEYLKFLKCMFHGFAALLWVCATLCFILYIFTFYMREPDIGIVWLGIIIVSICITSGVFAYIQESKNIKVMESFKKMVPTFATVIRDGVKLRLGTEELVLGDLVEIRMGDKIPADIRIIECHGLRVENSSITGESEPVTRTDYPTDKNPLESSNVAFATSFAVAGDGKGIVIATGDNTMIGRLAGLTSHLAKIETPIAKEIRHFVEIITIVAILCGIVFFGLSLLLEPSLVRAFTYLLGIVIANVPEVLLVTVTTVLTLTAQRMASKNCLVKNLEAVETLGSTSTICSDKTGTLTQNKMSVSNLWFGHTRYNFPPGERIGVERDILLEKLAFNIMLKVSTLCLRAEFTAESYRIAPIEQREIIGDASETGILRFCEHIHPTQRFREAYPKVAEIPFSSITKYQMSIHREANSYRMILKGAPEVILENCATILTAEGETKEMDNRDHAISRRACLELGYLGERVLAYCDMRLPSNVYGPQYKFNTESPETYNFPIKGYRFVGLISLQDPPRPNVPEAVQKCRTAGIKVIMVTGDHPVTAMAIAKKVGIISEGHETRYERAILQNKSYSQVSETDTGATIITGSELRMMDSNELDYIIRRYEEIVFARTSPQQKLLIVDSCQRLGEIVAVTGDGVNDSPALRQADIGVAMGIAGSDVAKNAADMILMDDNFASIVTGVEEGRLIFDNLKKSIAYTLTSSVPEMLPMLSGLILAIPLPLVIELVICIDVGTDVVPAIALAYEQAESDIMRRAPRNPQYDKLVNKRLISITYGQIGMTQSFAGFYTYFMILMMNGFMPDRLFGLRIDWENPTINDLQDSWGQTWTYENRMKLLMEAQSGYFLSIVITQMVDLVMCKTRRNSIFQQGMGNWFVNFSFVFEAILTGILLYVPGTEYVLKTMPLNAYWYWPCLPLGAFLWVYDEIRRLCIRLFPGGIMERETYY
- the LOC126855904 gene encoding sodium/potassium-transporting ATPase subunit alpha-like isoform X2 — translated: MQASTSKAPTRVASVPHQPSRVSSVHLYRKRLTEQEILELHQELETIDHMIALKDLCKKLNTNTETGLTKEEANKIFARDGPNALSPPKVTPEYLKFLKCMFHGFAALLWVCATLCFILYIFTFYMREPDIGIVWLGIIIVSICITSGVFAYIQESKNIKVMESFKKMVPTFATVIRDGVKLRLGTEELVLGDLVEIRMGDKIPADIRIIECHGLRVENSSITGESEPVTRTDYPTDKNPLESSNVAFATSFAVAGDGKGIVIATGDNTMIGRLAGLTSHLAKIETPIAKEIRHFVEIITIVAILCGIVFFGLSLLLEPSLVRAFTYLLGIVIANVPEVLLVTVTTVLTLTAQRMASKNCLVKNLEAVETLGSTSTICSDKTGTLTQNKMSVSNLWFGHTRYNFPPGERIGVERDILLEKLAFNIMLKVSTLCLRAEFTAESYRIAPIEQREIIGDASETGILRFCEHIHPTQRFREAYPKVAEIPFSSITKYQMSIHREANSYRMILKGAPEVILENCATILTAEGETKEMDNRDHAISRRACLELGYLGERVLAYCDMRLPSNVYGPQYKFNTESPETYNFPIKGYRFVGLISLQDPPRPNVPEAVQKCRTAGIKVIMVTGDHPVTAMAIAKKVGIISEGHETRYERAILQNKSYSQVSETDTGATIITGSELRMMDSNELDYIIRRYEEIVFARTSPQQKLLIVDSCQRLGEIVAVTGDGVNDSPALRQADIGVAMGIAGSDVAKNAADMILMDDNFASIVTGVEEGRLIFDNLKKSIAYTLTSSVPEMLPMLSGLILAIPLPLVIELVICIDVGTDVVPAIALAYEQAESDIMRRAPRNPQYDKLVNKRLISITYGQIGMTQSFAGFYTYFMILMMNGFMPDRLFGLRIDWENPTINDLQDSWGQTWTYENRMKLLMEAQSGYFLSIVITQMVDLVMCKTRRNSIFQQGMGNWHRVCIENNATKCLLVLALLTARCVSLGL